gtatatgtgtatatatatatatgtgtgtgtgtctgtctgtctgtctatctatctatctaactatgtATATCTccatctatttgttttctttatctgttcatctattgagggcacttaggttgtttccatatcttggctattgtaaataatattacAGTGAACcatggggtacatatatctttttaaattagtgttttcattttctttggctaaacacccaggagtggaatggctggatcagacggtagttctattttaaagtttttgaggaatctctatactgttttccacagtgactgtaccaatttacattcccaccaacagtgcatgagggttccctatttcatgtgcttgttggccatatgtatgttgtttgtttttgatgttgagttatattagttctttgcatattttggatattaaccccttatcagatatatcatttgcaaacatctttGCCCATTCAACAGGtggccttttaattttgttgatagGTGTGGTTACCCAGCTAACTCGGTGGGTACAGCATGAGACTCTTATTGTTGTTGATTGTTCCctatgctgtgcaaaagctttttagtttgatgtagtctcatttgtttatctttacttttgtttcccttgcctgaagagacatatccaaaaatGTATTACTCAGACCAATGTCAAAGCGTGTaccacatatattttcttctaggtttgTGATTTCAGCCTTTATGTttgagtctttaatccattttgagtttatctttctacatggtgtgagagagtagtccagtttgattcttttgtgtatagctgtccggttttcccaacaccatttattgaagaggcttttcccccattgtatattcttgccttctttgttgtatGTTAATTACCCATATCAGTGTGGATTCACTTTGGGGTCTCTGGtcagttccattgatctatgagtctgttttgtgccagttccatactgttttgattaccatagttTTGTGGTATAGTTTAAAATCTGGGAGCAGTGATAACagttttgtttgactttctcaagattgttttggctatttgcgGTCTGttgtatttccataaaaattttagacttATTCTATCTCTGTGGAAAATTCCATTAGTATTTTGAGacagattgcattgaatctgctgATTGCCTTGggttaggttgtttgtttgagATGTCTCATTTTTTCTAAGataggcttgtattgctataaacttccctcttagaactgcttttcctGTGTCCCATAGATTGTGAATCCTTGTGTTATTTTCGTCCCCAGGTGTATTTTGATTTAttcttgatttcttcagtgacccaatGGCTGTTTAGTAGCATACTGTTTAGCCTCCActtgtttgtggtttttgcaCTTTTtatcttgtagttgatttctagtctcacagTGTTGTtattagaaaagatgcttgatataatttcaattttctaaaattagtCATGTATTTCTTGTAGGGCTTTTATAAGtgttgaatgaaataataaatgcatgtaaagtgcttaagaGAATCCCTGGCACCCAATAAATGCAGTATTAGTTTCTCATAACCATACTATCTATCTGCTGGTGCCCTCTGACTCCCATCATGTTTGTGGCTTCAAGGGGGATGAGTAAAGGCTTTAAGGCTTTGTCCATTCTCCATTGTCTGGTGCTGATGTCTGTGGCAGGGGTGCAGAGGGATGTGCAGAGCCCATTTCCTCAGTAATAGGACAGGAAGAGGAATTCAGGTCCAAGTGCAGGAGTCAGGGCCACAGCAGAGTCCTGAGTGGGCAAAGTGGGCAGAGGGGTGTGTGAAGGGGCACAAGTAGGGTGAGCCTAACACAGAAACCAGCACGATGCTGACGGTCCTTCTGAGGGTTCTGCAAAGGGAAGTGCACTGGGAATGGCAGAGCTTTCTCACCCTGGCTTTGGAGTCAAGGGCTTAGTTCCGGGCTAGAACCTCCCTTGGTTGCCCTGTGTAGAGCGAAGTAGTTCAGACTGAGCCTGGGAAGCTGTGCTGCGTCTGTGCAGGTGGCAACAGGATGAACTTAGAGACACTGGAGAGACTCTCAAAGTCAAGTCATTGCCCAGCACTGTTATGGGGCCTGGAGGCAAAGCAGACAAGCAGAATTGGCTTCTGGGGTCCCACATGCCACGGCTACCTGATCACAGCTGTTGTGtgtcctgtttgtttgtttgtttttaggtggaggggaggaggagaggaaagggcttTGGGCTTCTTGCTTGTGGGCAGGTCGTGACAAGGCCAGGTGCAGTGTGATCCTGTCGAGAGGGATCTGCAGGAGAACACAGAGCTGCAAGATGGCTCCATACTGTCCTGGTCTTACCTTTTGTGGCACTGACCATGgtgtaattaaataattatttgtctGACCATTGGTTTGGTGTTCACAAACCTCATGGACAGAAAATTCTATGAGAGCTGGGTGCATAGAAGGTGCCCAAtaggtgggggtagggagggagggatggaggaagggaggaaggaaggggaaaaaagatcctGTTAAAGTTCACAGTATATGACTCAACTTCATTGCTTCTGCTTGTAGGGAAACCACGCTGGTGGTCTATATCATGACTCTGGTGGGCATGGTGGTGTACACAGTGACCTTGAACCTGGGACACCTCTGGGTAGTGTTCATCACAGCTGGCACAATGGGGTAAGTTCATCTCTAACCTGTTTACCAGGAAAGCAGCATCCCATGGCTCCTAGAGCTGCCGACACCCTAGGAAGCAGTATGGATCCCTCTGCTGGTTTCTCACTGACCTCCAGAAATGTGGAAATGGGGGACAGAGGTCATATTTACTTGTAGGACTTCAAAGGCCGCCTGGGACTTCAGGGCCCATTCGTGCCGATAGGATAGACTATGTCCTTCACAGATGTCTGGGAGGCTAGGCAATGTTTAGAGTCTTTATTAGCTCTGCCTGGGACAACATGGCATCACGGGAACTATGCAGGGCTTGGAATCAGAAAGCATGGGACCTGGTCTCAGTTCTGCTGCTGACCATCTAAAACCACAGGCACCTCCCTTAATcactctgagactcagtttcctcatctgtaagtgaaTATGAGTGGCCTGCTTTGTAGAGTTGTTggaaggaatgagagagagaatccATGTGAATGCAGCACAAAGTGTGGTGCAGACGCAAGAGATCAGTGCTGGCCGTTTCTAGACCTACTGTATGAGAAAGTGTGGGAAATGGTGCTCCTTCCACAGGGGTCTCTGCTCAGCTTTACTTCCCGCTTACCTTCCTGTGGGCGATACTCAcgtgccacacacacacacccccacacacacccacacacacacccaccccacaaccccccccacacacacacacagagtcctcAGCTGGCGACTctctggagagaaagaaggaggactCTGAGTTCCACCTTCCAGGTCCCAGAGAGCCATGGAGATGCTGTTCGGTACCCAGGGACTACCCCCTCCCAACACAGGGCCTGTGTACCTATCACACAGAAGTTCTCAGCTGAGGCCTGAACATTCCAGGCCTCCAGACCCCTTGTAAATGCTGACCCCGCCTGTAACTGATGCCTGGACATAAAAGAAGCAGGGACCCCCAAAGGTTTCCTGAGCCCAAAGCCTGAACTTCTTCCTGGCCTGCCAGCATCCCACTTTCCTTGGAGTGGCCGCCTAGGGGATGACCTGATTTTCAAGGTCCTGACATCTCTtaatggaggaaagagaacaggaaaggagGTGTAGGGAGGAGGTAGGCTCCCTGTCCTCCTTTTTCTGGACATCTCCATCACCTTGTTTCTGTGATCTGGCCTTCAGCTTCTTTATGACTGGCTACCTCCCTCTGGGATTTGAGTTTGCAGTGGAGCTGACATACCCAGAGTCAGAAGGCATGTCATCCGGCCTCCTCAATGTGTCTGCTCAGGTAGGACTCTCATTTGGGGGTGGCCCTGAAGCGGAGGctcttcccaccttcccctgcCACCCCAGGCTTGGCCAGTGTAAGCCTTGCGTGTGGCAGCTCAGTTTCCCTGTGGGATAGTTGGCTGGGCCCTTGCTTCCAGACTTCTCTGTCCCTTTGCAGGTATTTGGGATCATCTTCACCATCTCCCAAGGCCAGATTATCGACAACTATGGAACCCTGCCTGGGAACATCTTCCTGTGTGTGTTCCTCACCCTTGGAGCAGCCCTCACTGGTGAATTGGGGTCTCAGGACAATATGATGCTCTGACTGCTCATGGGTTTAGGCTGTTGGCAATTTGGGGCCCCAGTGTCTTGACTGATCATATAACTAGGGGTTCACAAGcatgagggagagaggaaagggcttGTTAGGAACTCCATTTGACAGGAATGCATGTTTTGGTGGAATTAACATAGGTTTTGGCCCCAAAAGACCCTTGTATGAATCCTAGGCTATGACACTGACCTCCATAGCTTTTGACCGTGGGCAAGTGGACCAACTTCTGGGAGCTTCATTTCCCtgatctgtagaatggggattgTGAGGATTGGAGCAGTGTGTGCACACTGCCTGCAAATAGAAGTGATCTGTTAGTGGAGGCCATTGTCATCACTGGCTTCTGCCTGTCAGGGACAACAGTGGTCCCCAGGCTCCATCAAGTTGGCTGAAGGTAGCCCCAGTTCCCTGGAGTATCTGAGGGAGGTGTGGGATAGCTGTGATCCTTAACAGAATGAGGGTGCCCTCTGGCGGATGAACTTGACCATTGTTCTGCTTGATAACTGTCTCTGTTGCCCTTCCTTCTGGATCCCTGGACCTCAGCATTCATTAGGGCAGACCTCCGGAGGCAGAAGGCAAACAAGGAAGCTCCTGAGAATGTAAGTATGTGGGAGCTGCTGGGCGGAGATCTGGGTGGTGGGGGGGCCCGGGTTGGCTGAGGATGTGGCgtcaggggagggggtggggggagctcccAGAGTAGCTGGTTTGGTGGGGGCTCTGCATCACACACAGCAATGAAGAGTTTCCTCAGGGGGTGTCTCAGCCCTGCTTTTCTGCTGCCCTTTCCTGGgctcctctcctgcttccttccctcctcctggcccccttGCTCTGCTCTCCAGAGTGTGTCACTGTTGTCACAGTCTGCTGAGCAACACCCTCCCCTTGGATCCCAACACAAGTCCTgaggccctggcccctcccctttcAGCTGGGGGTCagtggctggagaggaagggtggGCACCAGGCGGCCCCCATTCTGTCATGGCAATGGTTGCCTCGAGGCAGTTTCTCTCCTGGCAGTGCCATGGGGATGGAGGGACTGGACTAGCGGGTTGTCAGTAGGGCTGTGAAAGGACAGGTCAGGAGCGGGGAgttggtggtgggggaaggggagaggagctggacaGGAGTGTGATCTAGCCCAGGAAAGTGTCCCCATCTGCTCTCACTGGCTGGGAACTATTTTATCTATTGTTAGGTGTCAAACCTGTGCCAGGATGAAAGGAATTTCAACTCTGAGAAGGAGTGAAAGTgggatgtaaaaataaataaatttaaaaaaaacacacacaaaacctatTACAGAGGTAATACATGTTCtttgtaggaaaaaaactgaaaaatacagaaaagtgtatGAAATTTAAAAGTCATCTATAACACCATCACctggagatgaggtgctgggtttTTGCACTACTTTTATATGTCTATGTCCACAtgtaatatgtatgtgtatatatgtccacatggaatatatgtatgtggagattatatgtatgtattttttaaacaaaaacggAATCTTGTTCTGTCTGCTTTTTGCTAGTTGTGAACACTTTATCAGGTCGTTAGTCCCTTACAACACACTTTCAATGACTGCACAGTGTTCTAATGATGCACATGGATAAACATGATTTACTAACAGTTTTCCAGTCTGAgaacattgaggttgtttcccaTTGTTGATATAAACAATGTTGCGATTGATGTCCTGGAAGCTGAAGTTTTGGGCATGTTCTTAAGCACACTATTTCCTTAGAAATGGATCAGTGGTCTTGGATATTTTTAGGACTTTGATGTATATTGTTGAACTGTTCTTTAGAAGGTACTGTTGGTACTACAAATTTACATTGCTCTAGCCGTGTGTGAGTGCCAACATTGAGgatttatcattttgaaaaatctttccCAATTTTCTAAGGCGAAAAGAGTATCTGAAAGAGATACATTTAGCATTTTAAGGATACATATTGGCAGATGGATGATAATCTTTAGTTCCTTCCTGTCTGTCTTCTGATCTCAGGCTCTAGAGTTGGCAGGCAGCAgccaggggcaggtggagggaggcacCTAGGACAGGAGATTCCATGGGAGATAGGGAAAGCCTGAGATGGGAACGTTATTGTCAGCAGCATGTGGGGACTGTGGCATCACCACTATGTGGCATGGATGAGGAATCGTGTGATTTGGAACACTTTGGTGACTATATCGTGAGCCTGGGAAGAGGTGCCTGCAATAAAACAGGATAGATTTCCAGTGAAAAGGTTTCAATTTGGAATGTGATATATTGTGTCAAGTGATAAGAGACTTTGTTATGTTTACTTTCTAATCTGTCTTTCCCTTGGCAGACATAGGCAAACAGAGGAAAGTAAAGGTAGCTTGTAATTCTGGCACCCAGAGATAACCTAGTAACATTAGTCACGTGGGCTTTTGTACCTTGCTTGTTTACTTACAAGAGCTTGACAACCTTTCTACACCATTGCACCCCCAAACCGCACAACTACATATGTACATTTCCATGTCCTCTTGCTTATTATTTAGGATGTTCCATATTTTACTCTCCTTGCAGCCAGATGCTTGTCCATGTGGTCCAGGTTTGTTAATAAAGGTTGGAGGTGTTGGCTCAGTACCTTCCGTGTGGACAGAGGGAAACAGCGCTGAGTGGGAACAAGAGACCAATCCTATGATGGGTCTCAGCTTTCAGTGTCCCTGGATACTCAGTGTATGTCTCTAGATGTCCCTTGTATCTGGGGGAGTCTGGTgttaattgggggggggggagtcagaGTCGTGCTGGAGTGACACCCAGGGAAGCTCGGGCTGTCAGAGGGCATCTCCAGGAGCTGTCCTTTCACACCTCAAGGTGGTCGGTGTAAGTGGGACCTGCAAACTGTCACACGGAGTCACTCTCAGAGCCAGGTGAAGATGGGGCAGGCAGGGCATCTGGACAGAGCTGCTCTTTCTAATCAATGAGGTGTGTTGTTTTGGTAAAAAAGAGACTGAACTTGTGGCTTGGGGGTAATGACTGACCTTGATGATGAAAATCTCCCTTtgggtttccatttttcttccagttgGTAGTTCTCGGCCACAGAGAGACTGACCCATGTTTGATTGTGATTTTGAGGTGATGGCTCTGGAGGAGGTGGCTGTGTGTAGGTTTGTgtgtcagagagagaggagactgCCTGATTGGCTGAAGTCAGCTGCCGGCTGCTTGAGTGAGGGCTTCTCATGGCTGATGTGGACCTGGTGCCCAAAGTTAGCAACATGGAGAATGGGAAGTTTGGGTTTCTCCGGCTGTTACCATGGCCACGAGCTAGCCCTGAGACATCCTTGGGGAGGGAGCACCATTTGTCCAAATGATTGCGGAGTCTAGCTTGGCCCTGCATGTGCTCCTCCAGCCCTCAAGGTGCTGGCTGTGGGGTGCTGGGTCTGTGCACGAGTCCTTCTGTCTAACGAGATGAGCCCTTGAGGGAAGAAGCAATGTGTTCCGAAAACGGGAGACAAATGCCCACGTTGGCAGTTGGCAACTAGGGGCTTCACAGGATAATTTCCAACCTCTATTTAATTCCCACTCAGTTAACAAGCGTAACGGAGAAGATCTTCCAATCCTGTGCCATCCTTCCCCATGAAACCTGAAGCCAAACTGACCAAACATCTCCTTTTTCTaagcagaaaatatatatatacgtattttGAGCCATTGAGTTTATATGTGCTATTATGCATCCTGCTTCTGTAAAATTCTTTGTTGCATCTGTTCTTGAACATTATACAATATTCCCCATCCTGGGGGCTCCCTCTGACTGGGGGTTGTCAGCAGTTCTGAGGGAGGTGTATACCTGGCCCTTTGGAGAGCCACGGGGGTTCCATCCAGGTGGTTAAGCTGTTGGAGTTGGAAGCGGGGTGAGCGGAGATCAGTGGCTCTGGCAGTGGTTTATGGTGGCCGTGGCATCACATAAAGCTGgcctttctgttcttcctttgaTGCTGTtgtgatggggtgtgtgtgtctggggagaCCCCAGTGGCAGGACTTGTGGCAGGGCTGATGCTTCTGTCTTGTTCCCTTTGTTCACTGTCAGGGATGCTGAGTGCCTCAAACTCTGGTTTTTCTCCACGGAGAACAGACTCACTGACAGGTAGATGCTCCAGCAGGAATGGAGTCCCCTGCCCCTTCACCCCAAGGGCTGCTCCCTCGTTTGTCTTGTAGAAactccaggaggaggaggaggaggaggaggagagcaaacCCAGCAAAGCCCCCACTGCTGTGTCTGAGGAGCACCTCTGAGAGGCAAAGGTGGAGGCGACTCGGGGAACACGGAGCACCCCACCTCTTCCATCAGCTCAGCTCTCCTGCCAGCACAACGGGCTTCTCTGGAGCAGCTGTTGGAGGGAACCAGCTGGAATATCCAGGGGTGGACAGCagtgcctctgcctcctgggaccCACTCCCGAGCCTGCGTGGTCCACTGGGGGGAAATGGCACTTTTCACCAAATGCAGATGGGACTCCGTCCCTCCCCTTCATCTTATGGGAGCCAGTgttgggaggctggagaggacagTGGGGTCAGTCCCAGCTCCCCGccttgcctcccctctccaccccccacccctcggGAGAAAGCCGGCAAAATTATCAAGGAGAGAAAGCTTATTCAGGAGATTAACTTTTTCTAGTGAGTGTCTTAAGAAGCAGTCCAGTTAGTTGTAAAAGGAGCAGCAGCTGCTGTGGATGAGGGTCACTCTCGGGCGATCAGACTGACGGCTACAGGTCGTGGGAGAGAAAACACCATCAGGACAAAGCCCTCAGGACTCTGGGAGTAGGTTCTCCTGGCTAACGTCGGGGTCTCTCTCCAAACCCTCTTTCCTAAGAGCTGATCAAACCAAACATCAATAAACTTGAGAAAACCTTTGTTGTGGGCATGAGGGAGACTTTGGTTTCAGGGAGGTAACTGCCTTGGGATGTGCGGGTGCTTCTGAATTGGGGAACTCTGGTAGCCTGTTTTGGGCAGGGGAGGTTCCTGTCTACATAAGAAGTCCTGGCCCGGGGACTTGGGTGTGAACGTCACCTCTGCTGCCTTCATCTGGACGCTGCCTAAGTGCTCGGGTCTCCAGAGGGAGGGCAGTCCTGCCAACTTCCTGTGACCTTTACTGAAAACTAAGCTGaattcctccccctggagaggtcCAGAGTGGCTCTGAGAGAtgagaggagaggggcaggacaGGTGGGTCTGCTTGACTAGGTAAGCGTGTTCCGCCTCTGGTGGGGACAGTATTTGCACTCCTAGCCTTTCTCCCCACCTGCTTCTGGCAGTAATCCTTGAACAGATGTTCTGAACTTAAAGGGATTCCCTTCCAACCGGCCCAAGCTGACCTCTCCCCGCCTTGCCTGCTGTCTGGCTCTACTCGTGGGCTTGGGTAGTAGCTCTGGACACTTGGGGCATTTCTCCTGTGCGTTGAGCTCTGTGATGATGGCCACTGTGCTGTTTTGCTGAGGCCACAGTAGTGGCCACAGCATATTGGAGCAGCCTTagtggcagcagggctggggtgctTGGGCCACTGTGCAAGAGgagccctgtgtgtgtgtgtgtgtgtttacagatACTCTGTACATAATAAAAGGTGTTTACACTTTGATGGAGAAGTGAGTTGATGGGTGGGAGAGAGGTGAAGACAAAAGTGTACCTTATCTTTTGGATAAGGAGAAAGTGTTTACTCTTCAGCCccttaaaatgtataaacaatGTTTACTGAAaccattttttttgaagtacagttgatttataatgttgtgttagtttctagcgtacagcatagtgattccattatacatatatatatttttcatattctttttcattataggctattacaagatagtgaatacaTTGCTTTAATaacataatttgtattttctatttgttaataCAAGATGTTTTAAGGCAATAAAAGATTCTCCGTGTGGTCTGTCTTGTCACTGGGTAGGGCAGAGATGGCTTTGGAGGTGTGGGGACAGGCTGGACTAGTGGAGACTTGGGGTAGAGGAGCCACTCCTGTGGCCTTCCACTGAG
This is a stretch of genomic DNA from Camelus ferus isolate YT-003-E chromosome 6, BCGSAC_Cfer_1.0, whole genome shotgun sequence. It encodes these proteins:
- the FLVCR2 gene encoding feline leukemia virus subgroup C receptor-related protein 2 isoform X4; its protein translation is MFYIIGGVATLLFILVIIVFKEKPKHPPSRAQSLSYALASPDVSYLSSIVRLFKNLNFVLLVITYGLNAGAFYALSTLLNRMVILHYPGEEVNAGRIGLTIIIAGMLGAVISGIWLDRTKTYKETTLVVYIMTLVGMVVYTVTLNLGHLWVVFITAGTMGFFMTGYLPLGFEFAVELTYPESEGMSSGLLNVSAQVFGIIFTISQGQIIDNYGTLPGNIFLCVFLTLGAALTAFIRADLRRQKANKEAPENKLQEEEEEEEESKPSKAPTAVSEEHL